In Ferrimicrobium acidiphilum DSM 19497, one genomic interval encodes:
- the trhA gene encoding PAQR family membrane homeostasis protein TrhA, protein MTPSSISFNFRDQRSRPSGTELAPRWRGVLHLCALGVALPASVALLTKDGASIGVIVYLLGLIALYAISAGYHLLPVSSITRERLRRADRAMIYLFIAASATPFFLLAGTGWLFDLALVGVWIGGTSCALLTWIGVMPKGVISGLAYIALGWLAVITLPQAIHNLSATEIILFIGMGVIYSLGAGVLGFRWPDPAPKVFGYHEVWHAMVVLASACYFVVVWSLAAPHHV, encoded by the coding sequence GTGACACCTTCTTCAATCTCATTCAACTTTCGAGATCAGCGTTCGCGTCCATCAGGCACCGAACTTGCTCCTCGCTGGCGCGGTGTTCTGCACCTTTGCGCTCTTGGGGTCGCACTACCGGCCAGTGTCGCACTGCTAACCAAGGATGGGGCGAGCATTGGTGTCATTGTCTACTTACTAGGTTTGATTGCCCTCTATGCAATCAGTGCTGGCTACCACCTGCTGCCAGTTTCGTCTATAACACGCGAACGGCTCCGTCGGGCTGATCGTGCAATGATATACCTATTCATTGCTGCCTCTGCTACGCCGTTCTTTCTTCTCGCTGGGACTGGATGGCTCTTCGACCTTGCACTAGTTGGAGTTTGGATTGGTGGTACCAGTTGTGCTCTGCTCACGTGGATCGGCGTCATGCCGAAGGGCGTTATCAGCGGGCTGGCATATATCGCGCTAGGCTGGCTCGCGGTGATCACTCTGCCACAGGCGATTCATAACCTGAGCGCCACCGAGATCATCCTATTTATTGGAATGGGAGTCATCTACAGCTTAGGAGCTGGTGTGCTTGGGTTTCGATGGCCCGATCCCGCCCCTAAAGTTTTCGGCTACCACGAAGTTTGGCACGCCATGGTCGTCCTTGCGAGCGCATGCTACTTCGTGGTCGTCTGGTCGCTAGCCGCTCCTCATCATGTATAG